Proteins encoded together in one Salvelinus fontinalis isolate EN_2023a chromosome 6, ASM2944872v1, whole genome shotgun sequence window:
- the LOC129856728 gene encoding fibroblast growth factor-binding protein 1-like yields MALLTNLAVLLVIACISQELMVAKCQGSKKSGMKKKEKEGPKDREQPKPSIPSPANKDSSPRGKGVVKGKFSAKDNTQCTWVATGDDSFVLGVNCKKGETSFDCKYVAKPATCPGYESNAKAYWKQIARALKKQKTLCLDSTALIKAGMCRKAPKDAHFKLNNTPRDVVVPRTTIQTHSSPYVSPSGAKSCTVDKKRLAEEYCAGSWSSLCTFFFSMVQNDDC; encoded by the coding sequence ATGGCGCTCCTTACCAATTTAGCCGTCTTGCTGGTTATTGCCTGCATATCTCAGGAGCTTATGGTTGCTAAATGTCAAGGATCCAAAAAAAGCGGGATgaagaagaaagaaaaagagggacCAAAGGACAGAGAGCAACCAAAGCCCTCCATCCCGTCTCCAGCGAATAAAGACAGCAGCCCCAGAGGAAAGGGTGTTGTCAAGGGCAAATTCTCCGCCAAAGACAATACGCAGTGCACTTGGGTTGCGACAGGTGATGATTCCTTTGTGCTTGGCGTGAACTGCAAAAAAGGGGAAACAAGTTTCGACTGCAAATATGTGGCCAAACCAGCCACTTGCCCTGGGTACGAGTCCAACGCCAAAGCCTACTGGAAACAGATTGCGCGTGCTCTAAAGAAACAGAAGACATTATGTTTGGACTCCACCGCTTTGATTAAAGCAGGTATGTGCAGAAAAGCTCCCAAGGACGCCCATTTCAAACTTAACAATACACCCAGAGATGTTGTTGTTCCAAGGACTACCATTCAGACACATTCTTCTCCTTATGTCTCCCCATCGGGTGCCAAATCTTGCACAGTTGATAAGAAGAGACTGGCGGAAGAATACTGCGCGGGTTCGTGGTCGAGTTTGTGTACTTTCTTTTTCTCCATGGTCCAGAATGATGATTGTTGA
- the LOC129858240 gene encoding fibroblast growth factor-binding protein 2-like — MWTRASALLLLASCLWAVEGQNENGNTRAGNGGAATAAAENRKSVWEDPIQFNNKAKDFCTMSVTGQGNVTRLRISCQGAERTYWCEYTGKPQMCRPYNNNPRHYFTQIMWDLRKLQNACQAPKAIKPQMCKRAPEDAQMVFSASSTPEAAPAAIPEMPEKAQEPNQAKPETPKVPFTKQAKPAATKPEAKSARPEQARPEQTKPEKARPEPAKPEARPAPTKPEKARTEARPAPTKPLQSRPEQAKPAAAKPAAAKPAASKPAGAKPVKLAVNKTAGLKKLLTPKPTALKPTKPTVKSNAKQLAQEYCWRSLQGICSYVIDWFQN, encoded by the coding sequence ATGTGGACTCGGGCCAGTGCACTGCTGCTCCTCGCCTCCTGTCTCTGGGCAGTGGAGGGACAGAATGAAAATGGCAACACAAGGGCAGGCAATGGtggtgctgctactgctgctgcagaGAACAGGAAGAGTGTCTGGGAGGACCCCATCCAGTTCAACAACAAGGCAAAGGACTTCTGCACCATGAGCGTCACCGGCCAGGGAAATGTCACCAGGCTGAGGATATCGTGCCAGGGTGCCGAGAGAACCTACTGGTGCGAGTACACGGGTAAGCCCCAGATGTGCCGTCCCTACAACAACAACCCTCGCCACTATTTCACCCAGATCATGTGGGACCTGAGGAAACTCCAGAACGCCTGCCAGGCACCCAAAGCTATCAAGCCTCAAATGTGCAAGAGGGCACCGGAAGACGCCCAGATGGTGTTCTCTGCTTCCTCCACGCCAGAAGCCGCACCAGCAGCAATCCCTGAAATGCCAGAGAAAGCCCAAGAGCCAAACCAGGCAAAACCAGAGACCCCCAAGGTACCATTCACCAAGCAGGCTAAGCCAGCCGCAACCAAGCCTGAAGCTAAATCAGCAAGACCAGAGCAGGCAAGGCCGGAGCAAACTAAACCAGAGAAAGCCAGACCAGAGCCAGCAAAACCAGAAGCGAGACCAGCACCTACAAAACCTGAAAAAGCCAGAACAGAAGCAAGACCAGCACCTACAAAGCCACTGCAATCCAGACCTGAGCAGGCAAAACCAGCAGCCGCAAAACCAGCAGCAGCTAAACCAGCAGCTTCAAAACCAGCAGGCGCAAAACCAGTCAAGCTAGCAGTGAACAAGACAGCTGGACTAAAAAAGCTTCTGACCCCCAAACCAACCGCTCTGAAACCAACCAAGCCCACTGTCAAGAGCAATGCCAAACAGCTGGCACAAGAGTATTGTTGGCGGTCACTCCAAGGCATCTGTTCCTATGTCATTGATTGGTTTCAGAACTAA